The DNA sequence AAGACTAAATGGATGTGATAATCATCGTTCATCTGATTTCCAACCTCAAGAGGTCCTCCAGAGCTCTTGAGCTGTTCGGAGATGGGCGTATAACCCAAAATTTCAATTTTTGGGTTCTTTCCCACTCCCTATTCTTCTGGTATAATGGGTTAAGCAAAAGTAAGATATAAAAGAACTCGGGCAGAGTTAATGAGGGACGTATGACTTTTAAAGATTATAATTTCAAGGCCTATATCAATCAGGCTTTGGACCAAATGAATTTTAAGGAACCCACTTCGGTTCAGGCTAAATTGATTCCAGTGGTTCGATCTGGCCGTGACTTGGTTGGTGAATCTAAGACGGGCTCGGGCAAGACCCACACCTTTTTATTGCCAATTTTTGAAAAGCTAGAAGCAGGAGTCAAGCAGGTTCAGGCCGTGATTACAGCTCCCAGCCGAGAACTGGCAACCCAGATTTATAAGGCGGCTAAACAGATGGCTGACCAAGCTGATAGCGAGATTCGGCTGGTTAATTATGTTGGGGGAACGGATAAGCGGCGACAGGTGGACAAATTGAAGGCTGGGCAGCCTCAGATTGTCATTGGAACGCCTGGCCGGATCTATGATTTGATAAAATCAGGTCATTTGGATATTCATAAGGCCTCCACTTTTGTCGTTGATGAAGCTGATATGACCATGGACATGGGCTTCTTGGACACAGTTGATAAGATAGCTGCCAGTCTGCCTAAGGATGTGCAATTCCTAGTCTTCTCGGCTACCATTCCACAGAAGCTTCAGCCCTTCTTGAAGAAGTATCTGACAGATCCTGTTATTGAAAAAATTAAAACTCAGACAGTGATTGCTGATACCATTGATAATTGGCTGATTTCAACTAAGGGTCGCGATAAGAATAGTCAGATTTTGGAAATCTTGCCCCATCTTCAGCCCTATTTGGCTATGATTTTTGTCAATACGAAGGAGCGGGCGGACGAGCTTCACAACTTTTTGGTAGCCAATGGTCTCAAGGTAGCCAAGATTCACGGTGGTGTTCCGCCAAGGGAGCGCAAGCGAATCATGAACCAGATTAAACGGTTGGATTTCGAGTATATCGTAGCGACCGATCTTGCGGCTCGGGGGATTGATATTGAAGGGGTCAGCCATGTCATCAATGATGCCATTCCTCAGGATCTATCTTTCTTTGTCCATCGGGTCGGCCGTACAGGGCGAAATGGTCTATCTGGCACGGCTATCACTCTCTACCAACCTAGTGATGACACCGATATTCGTGAATTGGAAAAGATGGGGATTAGTTTTGTGCCTAAGGTCTTTAAAAATGGGGAATTCCAAGACACCTATGATCGCGACCGTCGGGCTAATCGTGAGAAATCTTACCAGAAGCTGGATACGGAAATGATTGGCTTGGTTAAGAAGAAAAAGAAAAAAATTAAACCGGGCTACAAGAAGAAAATTCAGTGGAAGGTTGATGAAAAACGTAAACGAGAAAGACGAGCGCAAGTCAGAGCCAAGGGCCGTGCCAGTCGTAAAGCTAAAAAGCAGAATTTTTAAATTTAATACATTTAACGGTTGAAGAGTCTAGGCAAAAACTCGTCTAGTATCCTTGTTTTGAAATAAACTCTTACCCCTGCACAGTTATTAGGATGGCCGCTAACAATTGCGGAGTAGTTAAACAGTCCCGTGGACTGTTTAAGGGGGTGCCTGAAAATGGGACGGCACCCCAAGATAAGGACTCCTAACCACTGTGTCAAACTGTTATTACTGTAAAAAATAGAAGGCTGGAATACTTTTTCCCAGCCTTAATGCCCCACTGTTGGCTGTTTTTCCTTTTGCCACAAGGTCAAATCAGAAAACCTAAACGAATGTGATGACCATTGTTCATCTTTTTTCCAATCTCCAAAGGTCCCAGGACCTTTGGAGCTATGCGGGGGTGGGTTAAAAAGGTCTGGGAGACCTTTTTAATCGGGAAATGAAGCTTGCAAAGCAAGTGTCAAAAATGGTCTGGGGAGAGACTGTTTCAGGTTACCACCTTAAAATTAAACATTTTGGGCTGATCCCACTCCCGTTTATCTGCTATTTTATCTAGTCTTGCCAGTCGAACGTTTTCTTGCCTAGTCATCAAAACGTTCTTTTTTCTTTTTTGATAGTATCTTTTTATCACTTGATAGAAATTCCCTATTATCCAAACGATTCATGGCATGTTAAACTAGTGTCACGATGAAGACTTAAAGGAGACTGTCTATGAAATTAAAGAACTTTTTTCTAGTTGGCTTGGCACTTGGTCTGGCTGCTTTAACTTTAACAGCTTGTTCGTCTAAATCGGGTGGCTCAGCCAAGCAGGATATCATTGTCGCAACGGATTCTGATACGGCTCCCTTCACCTTCACTGGCAAGGATAATAAGCAAACTGGTTATGATATTGAAGTCATGAAGGCCATTTTTAAGGGTTCAAAGAAGTATCATCTCAAGTTTGAGACAGCCGAATTTGAGTCTATTCTGCCGGGAATCGATTCAGACCGCTACCAAATTGCGGCTAATGATTTCAATTACAATGCTGATCGGGCTAAGAAGTATCTCTTTTCTGATCCAATCTCAGTCTCCAACTATGCTATTGTGACCAAATCTGGCACTAAATATGATAAGTTGGAGCAGCTCTCTGGAAAATCTACCGAAGCATTGGCAGGCTCAAATTATGCCCAGACCCTAGAGGATTGGAATAAACAGCATCCTGATAAAGAGCCAATTAAGGTTAACTATGTCTCTGGTCAAACGGGCTTCACTTCACGCCTTCAGGATTTGGATCAGGGTAAGATTGACTTTATCTTTTATGACCAAATTTCTTCCAGCTATGCAGCTAAGGACCAAGGTTTTGACTTTACGGTCAGCAAATTACAGGATAAAGTCGGCTCTAACAAGGATGGTAAGGAATACCTCCTCTTTGGAAAGACCGATCAAGGTAAAGAGCTGCAAGCCTTTGTCAATCGGCGGATTAAGACCCTCCAAAAAGATGGTACATTGAAGAAATTAAGCCAAAAGTATTTTGGCGGGGACTACGTTTCAAGTCTCAAGTAATAGACAAAAATGGGCTGGAACGGATAGCCATGATGACTTCACCCTCACCCATAACATATTGTAATCTCTGAAGATGACGTAGAAAAGGTTCTGTCTCGTGCTAACTATTTTAGGCAGAACAGTTTGATGCAGTAGTCGGAAGCAAGGTCTGTAGGTTGGCCCAATGGGTCTTGCTTCTGCCTAGGGCATCAGAGGCTTTAGCACCAATGAATCACTGCTGATTAGAAGTAGTGCGATTCCTATTTGGGTGTCCCTTTAAACCATTCAGTGGATTTTTAACGGCCATGCAAGAGTGTGGCAGCCTGCCAAAGGATAGGAATGGGGAGCAAGAAAGCTGTCGCCTTGAAACAAGAGTGTGGCAGAGGGCTGAGTCTTCCTTAAAACAGGAGAGCAAAGGCAATCGGAATCACCGCTTCATGACAACTTACTATTTTTTGTCTCATGTTGCTTTTCTATTTAGTCCTAGTCTTTGGAGTAAACTATTTTACAGCTGCTGCCTAGGATGATACAATGAACCGATAGTATAACTTGATAAGAATAAAAATTAGGAGATCTTATGTCAGAAACGAATAACTCACAAGAAGGACTAAGTAAGTTCTTTAAAACAACTAGAGGGAAAATGGCTGGCTTCTTTATCGGCTTAATTCTTGCTATCCTGATTTTGATGCAGGTCTGGGGCTATCTTATAAAAACAGGTCTCTATGATAAGTTTGTCAATACCTTGCCCGATGGGATGCTCTTTAGCGTACGCGCCGTTTTCGGTGCTATTCCTGATATTTTAAAACATCTGCCAATGACCTTGGGTCTGACTGTCTGGGGCTCTATCTTTGGTTTGATTTTGGCCTTGCTTTTTGCCATTGTCAAAATTAATCGCGTGCCTGTTCTCTATCAAATTCAGGCTTTCTTTGTCAGTTTTTTACGGGGAACACCTATCTTGGTTCAGCTTATGCTGACTTATTATGGGATTCCGCTTTTACTGCGCTATATTAATATGAAGACCCATTCGGGTTGGAATATCAATAATGTCTCTCCTCTGGTCTTTGCGGTTGTAGCTTTTGCCTTTAATGAGGCGGCTTACACCAGTGAGACTATTCGGGCAGCGATTCAGGCAGTTGATTCGGGTGAAATTGAGGCAGCTAAGAGTTTGGGAATGACCAATACGCAGATCTACCGTCGGGTTATTATTCCAAATGCAGCTGTTATTGCAACCCCAACCCTCATCAATACTCTGATTAGTCTGACCAAGGGGACCTCTCTGGCCTTCAGTGCTGGTATTATTGAGATGTTTGCCCAAGCAAAGATTATCGGCGGCCGAGACTATCGCTATTTTGAACGTTACATTTCAGTTGCCCTGATTTATTGGATTGTCAGCATTGTCATTGAAAATATTGGCCGTTATATTGAAAAGAGTATGGAAATTAAATCACCAGAAAATATTTCCGGAGAAGAAGGAGGCTTACGCTAATGATCAAGATTAGAAATTTGACCAAGACCTTTTCCGGTCAAAAGGTCTTGAATGGCCTCGATCTGGACATTGAAAAGGGGCAGGTTATCGCTCTCGTTGGTGCTTCCGGTGCTGGGAAGTCGACCTTTTTACGCAGCATGAATTACTTGGAAGAAGCGGATTCTGGCACGATTGAGATTGATGATTTCAAGGTGGATTTTGAAACGATTACTAAAGAAGAAATCCTGACTCTGCGCCGCAAATTGGCCATGGTTTTCCAACAGTTTAATCTCTTTGAACGGCGGACGGCTCTGGACAATGTCAAAGAAGGACTCAAGATTGTCCAAAAGATGCCCGACAAGGAAGCGACAGCTCTTGCTAAGGAGGAGTTGCGGAAGGTCGGACTGGCTGACCGAGAGAATCATTATCCTCGCCACCTCTCTGGCGGGCAGAAACAACGGGTAGCCTTGGCAAGGGCTCTTGCGATGAAACCAGATGTTCTCCTTTTGGATGAACCGACTTCGGCTCTAGACCCTGAATTGGTAGGCGAAGTGGAAAAATCCATTGCGGATGCTGCTAAGACTGGTCAAACTATGGTTTTAGTCAGTCATGATATGAATTTTGTTGCTCAGGTGGCTGATAAGGTCCTCTTCCTAGAAAAAGGAAAGATCCTCGAACAGGGGACACCAGATCAACTCTTCAACCATCCGAAAGAGGAAAGAACCAAAGAATTTTTTGCTAGTTACAAAAAATCTTATGTTTGATATAATAAGAATAAGTTTGAAGCTCGTTTGGCCAGTCAAGCGGGTTTTCTTGTGGATTCAGTCGCAATTTGCTTGTTGGGCTTTGATTGTTATTTCGGCCATTTCAGGTGATTAGATTTTCTAAAAGTGTCTAAGGTTTTTTATGTTAGTCGATATTTTTAAATTTTATTTGCAGGGTCTATTTATGGCTGTTGCCTTTGTTATTTTCGCTGTGATTGTCTGGCTGTCCTATCGAGCGCTCAAGTTGAAGGATAAGACGATCAAGGAGCGCCAAAATGCCCTTTATGATGGTATTATGATGGCTTTGATTTCTATTCCCATCCTGTCCTTCGCTTTTATGGCTATTGTTTTGATGATAAAGTCATAATAGTTGACCCGGCTGCACTTCTGGAGTAAACTAGGTCTACTAAAGGTATGCTAAGGAGAAACGATATGATTTATGATACATTGGTGATTGGCTCTGGTCCTGGTGGGATGACTGCTGCTCTCTATGCTGGTCGTTCTAATCTCAACGTTGGCTTGATTGAGCAAGGGGCACCCGGCGGCCAGATGAACAATACTTCAGATATTGAAAATTATCCAGGTTTTGAGACCATTTCTGGTCCAGATCTGTCTATGAAAATGTATGAACCCTTGGAAAAATTTGGCGTTGAAAATATTTACGGCATTGTTGAGAGGGTTGAAGATCATGGTGATTTCAAGCGGGTGATTGCTGGCGATGATCACTATGACGCCAAAACTATTATTTTAGCAACGGGTGCCAAACACCGTTTGGTGGGTGTTCCCGGCGAGCAAGAGTACAACAGTCGTGGTGTTTCCTACTGTGCGGTCTGCGACGGGGCTTTTTTCCGCAATCAAGATCTCTTGGTCATCGGTGGTGGCGACTCAGCGGTTGAAGAAGGAATCTACTTGACCCAGTTTGCTGATAAGGTGACTATTGTTCACCGCCGTGATGAATTGCGAGCGCAAAAAATTTTGCAGGATCGAGCTTTTGCTAATGATAAGATTGACTTCATCTGGGATTCTGTGGTTGAGGAAATCAAGGGTGATGATGTTAAGGTTCGCTCGGTTGACATCAAGAATGTTAAGACTGGGGAAGTGACTAACCATGAATTTGGCGGTGTTTTTGTTTATGTTGGTCTAGATCCAGTGTCCAGCATGATCAGTGATCTTGGGATTACCGATCAAGCAGGCTGGGTTATTACCGATGAGAAAATGAGGACTAACCGCTCAGGTATTTTTGCGATTGGTGATATTCGCCAGAAGGACCTGCGGCAGATTGCAACAGCTGTTGGCGATGGTGCTATTGCCGGTCAAGAAGTCTATAATTATATTACTGAGCAGGCTTAGGCATTACCCCAAAAGACTGGGGAACCGCTATTTGACAAGTATTTTTCAAGCATTCCGTCTGGAGTGCTTTTTTCTTATTGTTCGAATTGTGCTATAATATTACCTATACTTCAAAAGGAGGAAATTCTTTGAACCTCCAGCCTCTAAGCTGGCAGGTAAAGATGACAAGCTCAAATGTCAGAACAACGTACAAACGGGGCAGATGTCGAAACGACGAAAAATGGTATGGATCGGGGATTGACCAACCGTCATGTCCAGATTATCGCCATTGCCGGAACCATTGGGACAGGGCTCTTTCTGGGAGCTGGGAAGTCCATTCACCTGACGGGGCCTTCCATTGTCTTGGTTTATATCATCACAGGAATTTTTATGTACCTGATGATGCGAGGAATTGGGGAGATGCTTTTCCAAGATCCCGACCAACATACCTTTATTAACTTTATTACCAAGTACTTGGGACAGGGCTGGGGCTATTTCGCTGGCTGGTCCTACTGGATATCCTTGGTACTCTTAGGGATGGCAGAGTTGACTGCCATTGCTAAATATGTTCAATACTTCATTCCCAGCGCTCCCAGTTGGCTGATTCAGTTGGTCTTTCTCTTGATCCTCTGCGGAGTCAATGTTGTCGCCGTAGCTGTCTTTGGTGAGGTGGAGTTCTGGTTTGGGATGATTAAGATCATTGCTATTCTAGCCTTGATTGCAACAGCTATTTTTATGGTGCTGACTGGCTTTCAGACTCCGGTTGGCCACGCTAGTCTCACCAATATTTTCCATGGTTTTAAGTTTTTCCCTTTAGGAATTGATCATTTTTTTATGGCCTTCCAAATGGTCTTCTTCGCCTATCAGGCCATTGAGTTTGTCGGAATTACAACATCTGAAACCAAGAACCCTAGAGAGGTTCTGCCTAAGGCGGTTCATGCCATTCCAAGTCGGATTATGTTCTTCTATGTAGGAGCCCTGATTGCTATTATGTCAATCTTTCCTTGGAGACAGCTACCTGATGACCAATCTCCTTTTGTTATGGTATTTAAGCTAGCCGGTGTCAACTGGGCAGCAGCCTTGATTAACTTTGTGGTTTTGACAGCGGCAGCTTCCTCCCTCAATTCCATGCTCTATTCCAGCGGTCGTCATCTCTACCAATTGGCCAGAGAAACGCCTGCCTTGGATCGCTACAAACTTAACCGTTTGTCTCGAACCAATGTTCCGCAAAATGCTATTTTTACCTCAGCTGGATTTATGGTTATTGCGGCTATTCTCAGCGTAGTTCCATGGATTTCCGATAGTTTTACCGTTATCACCTCATCTTCTTCAGGGGTTTACATTGCCATTTATGCGCTGACTATGCTGGCCCATTTGCGCTATCGCAAGTCGCAAGACTTTATGGCGAATGGCTTCCTCATGCCAGCCTATAAGGTGCTCAACCCCTTGACTATTGCCTTCTTTGGCTTCATCTATCTGTCGCTCTTCCTGCAACAGTCAACCTTTATCGGAGCAGTCGGCTCGACCCTTTGGATTTTAGTCATGGGGACTATTTGTCAGATGGTTACGCGTAAGAATACTATAAAATAAACAGAGGCGGAACAGATGTTCCGGCTTTTTTTTGTAGAGATACTTTAGTGAATGTGTGCAGGGGTTTGTTTTGAAGTTGCTTATCTCTCTTTTTCTCGGTGTTAGTGAAGAAGTCAGGAGTTCAATGGAAAATGTCCCTAGCTGTTAGCGACTTTAGTCAGTTTTGCTCTGCAGGTGACCTCCGTACAGTCGATTAGAATGGCCGCTAACTATTGCGGAGTAGTTAAACATTCCACGTCCACTGGACTGTTTAAGGGGGTGCCTGAAAATGGGACGGCACCCCAAGATAAGGACTCCCAATTACTGTGTCAAACTGTTATTACTGCAAAAATAGAAGGCTGGAATACTTTTTTTCAGCCTTAATGATCCGCTGTTGGCTGTTTTTCCTTTGGCCACAAGGCCAAAGCGGAAAATCTAAACGAATGTGATGGTAATGATCATTGTTCATCTTATTTTCAACCTCAAACAGCCCCTAAAGCCTTTGAGCTGTGCGGGAGTGGGTTAAAAAGGCCTGGGAGACTTTTTAATTGGGAAATGAAGCTTGCAAAGCAAGTATCAAAAATGGTCTGGGGAGAGACCGTTTCAGGTCACCGCCTTAAAATTAGGGAGTGGTGAGAACCAAAATTGAAAACTTTTGAGTTGATCCACTCCCGAACAAGCACTTGAATGCTTGGTGAGACTGCTCAATTGAATACGGGCTGAAAAGCTGATAATTTAGATTGCCATCCTAAAAAATCGAGATTTTTTGTCCGTCCCTTAAAATTATTCGTCTCTCTTGCCGCCCTTAGTATCTTCTATTATGTTATAATAGTCACAAACTCAAAGGAGAACAGGCAGATGTACGCAGACGACAGTTTAACTTTACATACCGATTTATATCAACTTAATATGATGCAGGTCTATTTCGACAAAGGAATTCACAATAAAAGATCTGTTTTTGAGGTTTTTTTCCGCAAGGAGCCTTTTGCTAATGGCTATGCGATTTTTGCCGGTTTGGAGCGAATTATCGACTATCTCAATCATCTGACCTTTTCACAAACAGATTTGGCTTATTTGAAGGATTTGGGTTATCCTAAGGATTTTTTAGACTACTTGGAAAATCTTGAGATGACCTTGAGCGTCCGTTCGGCTAAGGAGGGGGATTTGGTCTTTGCTAATGAGCCTATCGTGCAAATCGAAGGTCCCTTAGCACAATGTCAGTTAGTTGAGACGGCTATTCTTAATATCGTCAACTATCAAACCTTGATTGCGACCAAGGCCGCTCGGATTCGATCAGTCATTGACGATGAGCCCTTGATGGAATTTGGGACCCGTCGGGCTCAAGAACTGGATGCAGCTATCTGGGGAACTAGGGCTGCAGTCATAGGCGGCGCTAATGCTACTTCCAATGTTCGGGCTGGTAAGATGTTTGGTATCCCAGTTTCCGGAACCCATGCCCATGCCCTAGTTCAAGCCTATGGCAATGACTATGATGCCTTTATGGCTTATGCAGGGACCCATAAAGATTGTGTCTTCTTGGTGGATACCTATGATACTTTGAGGTTAGGCGTACCAGCTGCTATCAAGGCGGCTAAAAAGTTAGGTGATAAAATTAATTTTCTAGGTGTTCGCTTGGATTCGGGAGACTTGGCTTATTTGTCGAAAAAGGTCCGCAAGCAACTGGATGAAGCTGGTTTTCCAAATGCTCATATCTATGCTTCAAATGACCTTGATGAAAATACGATTCTCAACCTTAAGATGCAAAAAGCTAAGATTGATGTTTGGGGTGTCGGCACCAAGTTAATTACAGCCTATGATCAACCAGCTCTAGGGGCTGTTTACAAGATGGTCGCTTTAGAGGATGACAAGGGCATCATGCAAAATACTATTAAGCTGTCCAACAATGCTGAGAAGGTTTCAACGCCTGGTAAAAAGCAGGTTTGGCGGATTACTAGCCGCGAGAAGGGCAAATCTGAAGGTGATTACATCACCTATGATGGTGTTGATGTCAATGAGGTTGAGGAATTGAACATGTTCCATCCAACCTATACCTATATCAATAAGACCGTTAAAAACTTTGATGCTGTTCCCCTTCTGCAGGACATCTTTAAGGAGGGGAGCTTGGTCTACGAACGGCCGAGCTTGATGGCAATCAAGGATTACGCTAGGAAAGAGCTGGATCATCTCTGGGATGAATATAAGCGGGTCCTCAATCCGCAGGATTATCCAGTTGATTTAGCTCCTGATGTTTGGCAAGACAAGATGGACTTGATTGCTAAAATGCGGGAAAAAGCCAATCAAACTCAGGATTTTTAGTGTTTAATGGTTTAGTGTCTTAATAGAGGAGGTAGCGATGAGTTTACAAGAAGCTATTATTAAAGAATTAGGGGTTCAACCACACATTGACCCCAAGCAAGAAATCAGACGGTCAGTAGATTTTCTCAAGGCTTATTTGAAAAAGCATAGCTTTTTAAAGAGTTATGTATTAGGCATCTCTGGCGGTCAGGATTCCAGCTTGGCCGGTCGTCTGGCTCAAATGGCTGTTGAGGAACTGCGTTCTGAAACAGGTGAACCCTACAAATTTATCGCTATTCGTCTACCTTACGGGGTTCAGGCCGATGAGGCTGATGCTCAAAAGGCTCTGGCCTTTATTCAACCGGATGTTTCGTTGACCATTAATATCAAGGAAGCGGTCGATGGCCAAGTAGCAGAGCTGGAGAGGGCGGGCGTTAAAGTTTCTGATTTCAACAAAGGGAATATCAAGGCCCGCCAACGGATGATTACCCAGTACGCTGTAGCTGGGGAAAATAGCGGAGCGGTTATTGGGACAGATCATGCGGCTGAAAATTTGACCGGCTTCTTTACTAAGTTCGGTGATGGGGGCGCTGATATTTTGCCTCTCTTTCGTCTTGATAAGCGTCAAGGAAAGCAGCTTCTAGCAGAATTGGGTGCTGACCAATCCCTCTATGAAAAAATTCCGACAGCAGATTTGGAAGAAAACAAACCTGGTATTGCTGATGAAGTAGCTCTGGGTGTGACTTATCAGGATATTGATGATTATCTGGAAGGAAAGCGTGTTAGTTCTCAGGCTCAAAAGACGATTGAAACTTGGTGGTTCAGGGGTGAGCACAAGCGCCATCTGCCAATCACTGTCTTTGATGATTTTTGGAAAGATTAAGTTTGAGGCTGGGCAAAAATTCGTCCAGTCTTCTTGTTTTGGAACAAACTCTTGGCGTAGTGACTGATTGGAAGTTCTTATTTGGGAGTGCAGTCCCATTTTCAGACGCCCCCTTAAACAGTCCAGTGGACTGTTTAGAAAACCAATATCAACTGTGCGGAATGGGTTAAAAAGGTCTGGGAGACTTTTTAATCGGGAAATGAAGCTTGCAAAGCAAGTGTCAAAAACAGTCTGGGGAGAGACCGTTTCAGGTCACCGCCTAGAAATTAAGAAGTGGTGAGACCTAAAATTTTCAATTTTGGGGTTGATCCTACTCCCTTTTGAATACATTTTGGGGTAATCTCTTGCTTGGCTGGTTTTCCTATGTTATACTAATTGTAAGTTATAAAACTAATGATGAGGTGAGGCTATGTTTTCGGCTGAAAAATTAAAAAATCGTCGTAAGGAGTTGGGAATGTCACAGGCTGACGTTGCTAGGCAATTGGGAATTTCCCGTCCCTCTTATTTTAACTGGGAAAATGGGAAAACCAAACCTAATCAAAAGAACT is a window from the Streptococcus criceti HS-6 genome containing:
- a CDS encoding DEAD/DEAH box helicase; this encodes MTFKDYNFKAYINQALDQMNFKEPTSVQAKLIPVVRSGRDLVGESKTGSGKTHTFLLPIFEKLEAGVKQVQAVITAPSRELATQIYKAAKQMADQADSEIRLVNYVGGTDKRRQVDKLKAGQPQIVIGTPGRIYDLIKSGHLDIHKASTFVVDEADMTMDMGFLDTVDKIAASLPKDVQFLVFSATIPQKLQPFLKKYLTDPVIEKIKTQTVIADTIDNWLISTKGRDKNSQILEILPHLQPYLAMIFVNTKERADELHNFLVANGLKVAKIHGGVPPRERKRIMNQIKRLDFEYIVATDLAARGIDIEGVSHVINDAIPQDLSFFVHRVGRTGRNGLSGTAITLYQPSDDTDIRELEKMGISFVPKVFKNGEFQDTYDRDRRANREKSYQKLDTEMIGLVKKKKKKIKPGYKKKIQWKVDEKRKRERRAQVRAKGRASRKAKKQNF
- a CDS encoding transporter substrate-binding domain-containing protein, translating into MKLKNFFLVGLALGLAALTLTACSSKSGGSAKQDIIVATDSDTAPFTFTGKDNKQTGYDIEVMKAIFKGSKKYHLKFETAEFESILPGIDSDRYQIAANDFNYNADRAKKYLFSDPISVSNYAIVTKSGTKYDKLEQLSGKSTEALAGSNYAQTLEDWNKQHPDKEPIKVNYVSGQTGFTSRLQDLDQGKIDFIFYDQISSSYAAKDQGFDFTVSKLQDKVGSNKDGKEYLLFGKTDQGKELQAFVNRRIKTLQKDGTLKKLSQKYFGGDYVSSLK
- a CDS encoding amino acid ABC transporter permease, with the translated sequence MSETNNSQEGLSKFFKTTRGKMAGFFIGLILAILILMQVWGYLIKTGLYDKFVNTLPDGMLFSVRAVFGAIPDILKHLPMTLGLTVWGSIFGLILALLFAIVKINRVPVLYQIQAFFVSFLRGTPILVQLMLTYYGIPLLLRYINMKTHSGWNINNVSPLVFAVVAFAFNEAAYTSETIRAAIQAVDSGEIEAAKSLGMTNTQIYRRVIIPNAAVIATPTLINTLISLTKGTSLAFSAGIIEMFAQAKIIGGRDYRYFERYISVALIYWIVSIVIENIGRYIEKSMEIKSPENISGEEGGLR
- a CDS encoding amino acid ABC transporter ATP-binding protein; the encoded protein is MIKIRNLTKTFSGQKVLNGLDLDIEKGQVIALVGASGAGKSTFLRSMNYLEEADSGTIEIDDFKVDFETITKEEILTLRRKLAMVFQQFNLFERRTALDNVKEGLKIVQKMPDKEATALAKEELRKVGLADRENHYPRHLSGGQKQRVALARALAMKPDVLLLDEPTSALDPELVGEVEKSIADAAKTGQTMVLVSHDMNFVAQVADKVLFLEKGKILEQGTPDQLFNHPKEERTKEFFASYKKSYV
- a CDS encoding DUF4059 family protein, producing the protein MLVDIFKFYLQGLFMAVAFVIFAVIVWLSYRALKLKDKTIKERQNALYDGIMMALISIPILSFAFMAIVLMIKS
- the trxB gene encoding thioredoxin-disulfide reductase produces the protein MIYDTLVIGSGPGGMTAALYAGRSNLNVGLIEQGAPGGQMNNTSDIENYPGFETISGPDLSMKMYEPLEKFGVENIYGIVERVEDHGDFKRVIAGDDHYDAKTIILATGAKHRLVGVPGEQEYNSRGVSYCAVCDGAFFRNQDLLVIGGGDSAVEEGIYLTQFADKVTIVHRRDELRAQKILQDRAFANDKIDFIWDSVVEEIKGDDVKVRSVDIKNVKTGEVTNHEFGGVFVYVGLDPVSSMISDLGITDQAGWVITDEKMRTNRSGIFAIGDIRQKDLRQIATAVGDGAIAGQEVYNYITEQA
- a CDS encoding amino acid permease; amino-acid sequence: MSEQRTNGADVETTKNGMDRGLTNRHVQIIAIAGTIGTGLFLGAGKSIHLTGPSIVLVYIITGIFMYLMMRGIGEMLFQDPDQHTFINFITKYLGQGWGYFAGWSYWISLVLLGMAELTAIAKYVQYFIPSAPSWLIQLVFLLILCGVNVVAVAVFGEVEFWFGMIKIIAILALIATAIFMVLTGFQTPVGHASLTNIFHGFKFFPLGIDHFFMAFQMVFFAYQAIEFVGITTSETKNPREVLPKAVHAIPSRIMFFYVGALIAIMSIFPWRQLPDDQSPFVMVFKLAGVNWAAALINFVVLTAAASSLNSMLYSSGRHLYQLARETPALDRYKLNRLSRTNVPQNAIFTSAGFMVIAAILSVVPWISDSFTVITSSSSGVYIAIYALTMLAHLRYRKSQDFMANGFLMPAYKVLNPLTIAFFGFIYLSLFLQQSTFIGAVGSTLWILVMGTICQMVTRKNTIK
- a CDS encoding nicotinate phosphoribosyltransferase is translated as MYADDSLTLHTDLYQLNMMQVYFDKGIHNKRSVFEVFFRKEPFANGYAIFAGLERIIDYLNHLTFSQTDLAYLKDLGYPKDFLDYLENLEMTLSVRSAKEGDLVFANEPIVQIEGPLAQCQLVETAILNIVNYQTLIATKAARIRSVIDDEPLMEFGTRRAQELDAAIWGTRAAVIGGANATSNVRAGKMFGIPVSGTHAHALVQAYGNDYDAFMAYAGTHKDCVFLVDTYDTLRLGVPAAIKAAKKLGDKINFLGVRLDSGDLAYLSKKVRKQLDEAGFPNAHIYASNDLDENTILNLKMQKAKIDVWGVGTKLITAYDQPALGAVYKMVALEDDKGIMQNTIKLSNNAEKVSTPGKKQVWRITSREKGKSEGDYITYDGVDVNEVEELNMFHPTYTYINKTVKNFDAVPLLQDIFKEGSLVYERPSLMAIKDYARKELDHLWDEYKRVLNPQDYPVDLAPDVWQDKMDLIAKMREKANQTQDF
- the nadE gene encoding ammonia-dependent NAD(+) synthetase, which codes for MSLQEAIIKELGVQPHIDPKQEIRRSVDFLKAYLKKHSFLKSYVLGISGGQDSSLAGRLAQMAVEELRSETGEPYKFIAIRLPYGVQADEADAQKALAFIQPDVSLTINIKEAVDGQVAELERAGVKVSDFNKGNIKARQRMITQYAVAGENSGAVIGTDHAAENLTGFFTKFGDGGADILPLFRLDKRQGKQLLAELGADQSLYEKIPTADLEENKPGIADEVALGVTYQDIDDYLEGKRVSSQAQKTIETWWFRGEHKRHLPITVFDDFWKD